GGCCCTGAGACAGATGCGCTCATTCTGGAGCTGGGGTCGAACGATGCCCTCCGGGGGATTGAGCCAGAAGTGACCCGAACCAATCTTGACGCCATCATCCAGCAAATGTCTGAGCGTGGTGTGAAAGTCCTCATTGCAGGCATGCTTGCGCCCCCAAATATGGGCGACGACTATGCCGCGGACTTCAACACCATCTTCCCGGACCTTGCTGAGAAATATGACGCCCCCCTCTATCCCTTCTTCCTGGATGGGGTGGCTGCGGAGCGACATCTCAATCTGCCTGACGGCATGCACCCCACCGAAGAAGGGGTCGCAGTCATTGTTGAGCGTATTCTGCCGCTCGTAGAACAGTTAATCGTGAGCCCGAGCGAAGAAACCGCCGCCATCAACTGACAAACCTTTTCAAGCCATCTATAAAACCAGACCGACTTTTGGGGGGATCCAATGAAGTATCGTGAACTTGGCCGCACAGGCCAGGAAGTAAGTGAGATTTGCCTGGGCACCATGACCTGGGGCGAACAGAACACAGAAGCTGAAGGCCATGAGCAGATGGACTACGCCGTCTCCATGGGAATCAATTTTTTTGACACCGCCGAAATGTATGCCGTGCCGCCAAGGCCAGAGACACAAGGCTCCACGGAACGCATCATCGGCACCTGGTTTAAGAAAAACGGTAACCGGGACAAAGTCATTCTCGCAACAAAGGCTGCGGGCCGAGCACCCTTCACCTGGATGCGTGAAGATGGGTCAGATACCGAGCACACAAAAGAACAATTGAACGAAGCAGTGAATGCGAGCCTGAAGCGCCTGCAGACAGATCACATCGATCTTTACCAGCTGCATTGGCCTGATCGCCCCATTCCGTTGTTCGGTGGCAACCCAGGTGGGGGTTACAGCCATGTGGGCGATGAAATCAACAAAATCGGCGACATCCTGGAAGCGCTCGATGGAATTGTAAAAAGCGGCAAGGTGCGCTGGATTGGCCTCTCAAACGAAAGCGCCTGGGGCACCATGAAATTCTTGCACCATGCCGAAATGAGCGGCCTGCCCCGCGTGCAGTCTATTCAGAACGCCTACAACCTCTTGAACCGCGCATATGAAGTGGGCCTCTCAGAAGTCTCTCACCGCGAGCAAGTGGGCCTCCTTGCCTATTCACCCCTGGCGCAAGGCTACCTGACCGGCAAGTACCAGAAAGGCGCTCTGCCTGAAGGATCGCGCAAAGCGCTCTTCAATCGGCTGCAACGCTATGAAGGCGAAGGCGTGGAAGCCATCATCGACAAATATTTGGCCATAGCAAAAAAGTGGGGCATCGATCCCTCCCAACTTGCCAACCAGTTTGCAACGACCAGACCGTTCGTGACGTCAAACATCATTGGCGCCACCACCATGGAGCAGCTGAAACTCGCCGTAACATCTGTGGATGTTGAATGGTCAGAAGAACTGGAAAAAGAAATTGATGCTGTGCATCACGCGTGCCCCAGCCCTTGCCCATAGGCAGTAGCAGGTTCATGAAAAGGGGCGGTCTATCACGAATGTGAATCTTTCATGGAAGGGATTGCGCTGATCAACAAATCAGCCCAATCTCTTTTGTGTAAGCAATGATCAGGAGGGCCCCAGATGATACGCCTTTTTACCGCCCTCGAGATCCCTGAAAGCGCAGCAGAACGCCTATGCACCCTTCAATCAGGTCTCAAAGGCGCCCGCTGGATCAGCCCGGAAAACTTCCACATCACGCTGCGCTTTATCGGCGATGTGTCAGAAGACATGGCCTTCGACATTGATGAAGCGCTTTCGCAGATACATGGTGAGCCTTTCGAGCTGCAGCTTGATGGGCTCGGCTCCTTTGGCCATTCAAAACCCCATGCCCTTTGGGCAGGTGTCGCTGAAAGCGAACCCCTGCGCGCGCTGCAGGCGAAGCAGGAAACTGCCATGCAGAAGCTCGGGCTCAAACCCGAACCGCGCAAATACACACCACACGTCACAGTCGCCCGCCTCAACAAACGCTCAACAAACCCTTGCGATGTGATGCACTACATTGAGCACCGAAATCTGTTCTCCACATTACCATTTCAGATCAACCGTTTCGTGCTCTTTTCCGCCCGCAGCTCCAAAGGCGGCGGACCCTATGTGGCCGAACGCACATATGATCTGGAACAACAAGTCCACGCGGCATGACCTTGCGAACGAGCGAGTGAACGCATACGTCTGACACCTAAGAAATTGGGGAGACCGTTCGTGACCATCAAAGAACTCGTAAAAACACTGAGCTTCACGCTGCTCGCGGTCTTCATCATGCGCACAGCTGCCTTTGCGACCTACTACATTCCCTCGGAAAGCATGGTCCCGACGCTGGAAGTCGGCGACCGCCTTATGGTCACAAAGTGGGACTATGGCTACTCCCGCCACTCACTACCCCTTGGGCTCGGCCATTATCTTCCCGAAAGCGACACCCGGCTCTTTGGCGCCGTGCCCGAACGCGGAGACATCATCGTCTTCGATCACCCACTTCAACCAGGCACGGATATGATCAAGCGTGTTGTCGGGCTTCCAGGCGAGATAATTGAGCTGCGCCGGGGCCGTTTGTTGATCAATGGCGTCACCGTGCCGCGCACAATGCAGGAAGATTACGCCTATGCAGATCAGCAGGGCCGAGAGATACGCGTGCGCATGTTTAACGAAGCTCTCCCCTCCAAAGACCATGTCATCATTGAGCGAAGTGACAGAGCGAGCGCTGACAACACGCCCATCTATCGCGTGCCTGAGGGCCATCTGTTCATGATGGGGGACAATCGGGACAATTCATCCGACAGCCGCTTTCCAAGCCTCTCCTATGTACCGCTCGAAAACCTGATCGGGAAAGCACGCATCATCCACTTCTCGCTCCACACCTGCCCCGTGGCGGCACCGCATCTGACCTGCGCCCAAAGACGCTTTATGAGCCTTCTCAACTAACCTTTCAGGTGAGCAATTAGCCCGTCGCTTGCTACTTCAATAAGATCAAGAACCTCTTCGAACCCATCATCGCCGCCATAATAGGGATCAGGAACAGCGTTGAGGCCGGTTTCTGGCGCAAACGCCAGGAACAACCGAATGCGCTCATGCCGATCCCTTGGTGCGCGTGATTTAAGCGTGCTGAGATTGTCGTGATCCATGGCGAGCACCAGATCGAACCTCTCATAGTCATCTTCCACAACCTGCCGCGCCCTGATGGGTGTCAGGTCATAGCCACGAGCCAGCCCCGCCGCCTGCGCCCGCTCATCCGGCACGGCACCCAAATGCCACGCACCGGTTCCAGCGGAGTCAATCTCAACATCAAGACCCGCTATAGCAGCCCGCGCTCGAAACACTGCTTCCGCCGTCGGTGAGCGGCAGATGTTTCCGAGACAAACAAAAAGAACCGATGTCATGTCTCAAACCCTGACCAATATTTCCTGATATCGATCAGGACGCCGCGGGTCTTTCACCGGCGTTTCGGTCACAAGCGACAGGCCTGGCATTTGATCCATCACAATATTGAACATGATTTCTGTTTCAGATCGCGCAAGCGCAGATCCCAGACAGAAATGAATGCCATTGCCAAAGGAGAGATGCTTATTGTCCACCCGGTGAATATCGAATCTATCAGGTTCTGGAAAACGCGCCGGGTCCCTGTTTGCAGCCCCGAGCGACACGCGCACACTATCGCCGGCTTTGATGGTCTTCCCTCGCATCTCCACATCCTGCGTCGCACGGCGGTTGGTCGATGTGGATTGATCGGGATGATGGAAGCGCAAAATTTCTTCCAGCGCACCATCCATAAGCGAGCGATCATCCCGCAAGGCGTCAAACTGGTCTGGGTTTGAGAGCAGAATGAAAAGCCCAGAAGAGATCATCCGCTCCGTTGTGGTTCCAGCGGCTGTAAAGATGGTCGCAATCGCCGCCATCATTTCAGGCGCGGTGAGCCGTTCCCCTTCTTCTTCCGCATCAATGAGGTGAGAAATGAGATCGTCTTCAGGGTGCGCGCGACGCGCTTCAACCAAGTCTTTTAGATACTGACCCTGCCACCTGGCCGCAGCCACGCCCCGCTCAAGAATGTCTTTGTTTTTAATCGGCATCATCAAGACACCCGCCTCTTCAAAGGAACGTCGGAACTGTTCCCGGTCTTCGGTCGGAATGCCGATAATTTCTGATGCCACAATGATCGGCAGGTGAAAGCCAAGGTCTTTCACCAGATCGAACGTGCCCTTGGCTTTAGCAACATCCACGAGTTCGCCTGCGACCGCCTCGATGCGTTCGCGCTTGTGGTCAGCCGCGCGCCGTGAAAACGCCTGGTTCACAAGACCACGAAGCCGCGTATGCACAGGCGGGTCAGACAGATTGAAGGAATGGCGGAGCAGATTGCCGACCTTGCCCACATCCCCACCCTGCTTCTTAGCCTTCTCAGCATCCTTGGCCATGGGATTCGAGCAGCCCCAACTGGCGCCCGCACTCGAAAACCGCTCCGCGTCGCGCAACACCATCTGCACATCATCGTACCGGGTCAGAAACCAGAAACCGTGGGACGACTGATGAACCGGATCCTCTTCCCGCAAGCGATGCAGATAGGGTACCGGATCAGATTGAAACTCATAGG
The DNA window shown above is from Parvibaculaceae bacterium PLY_AMNH_Bact1 and carries:
- the thpR gene encoding RNA 2',3'-cyclic phosphodiesterase (Derived by automated computational analysis using gene prediction method: Protein Homology. GO_function: GO:0008664 - 2'-5'-RNA ligase activity [Evidence IEA]; GO_process: GO:0008033 - tRNA processing [Evidence IEA]), producing the protein MIRLFTALEIPESAAERLCTLQSGLKGARWISPENFHITLRFIGDVSEDMAFDIDEALSQIHGEPFELQLDGLGSFGHSKPHALWAGVAESEPLRALQAKQETAMQKLGLKPEPRKYTPHVTVARLNKRSTNPCDVMHYIEHRNLFSTLPFQINRFVLFSARSSKGGGPYVAERTYDLEQQVHAA
- a CDS encoding aldo/keto reductase (Derived by automated computational analysis using gene prediction method: Protein Homology.), translating into MKYRELGRTGQEVSEICLGTMTWGEQNTEAEGHEQMDYAVSMGINFFDTAEMYAVPPRPETQGSTERIIGTWFKKNGNRDKVILATKAAGRAPFTWMREDGSDTEHTKEQLNEAVNASLKRLQTDHIDLYQLHWPDRPIPLFGGNPGGGYSHVGDEINKIGDILEALDGIVKSGKVRWIGLSNESAWGTMKFLHHAEMSGLPRVQSIQNAYNLLNRAYEVGLSEVSHREQVGLLAYSPLAQGYLTGKYQKGALPEGSRKALFNRLQRYEGEGVEAIIDKYLAIAKKWGIDPSQLANQFATTRPFVTSNIIGATTMEQLKLAVTSVDVEWSEELEKEIDAVHHACPSPCP
- a CDS encoding cytochrome P450 (Derived by automated computational analysis using gene prediction method: Protein Homology.) — protein: MGQESRAQIEGLDLYSYEFQSDPVPYLHRLREEDPVHQSSHGFWFLTRYDDVQMVLRDAERFSSAGASWGCSNPMAKDAEKAKKQGGDVGKVGNLLRHSFNLSDPPVHTRLRGLVNQAFSRRAADHKRERIEAVAGELVDVAKAKGTFDLVKDLGFHLPIIVASEIIGIPTEDREQFRRSFEEAGVLMMPIKNKDILERGVAAARWQGQYLKDLVEARRAHPEDDLISHLIDAEEEGERLTAPEMMAAIATIFTAAGTTTERMISSGLFILLSNPDQFDALRDDRSLMDGALEEILRFHHPDQSTSTNRRATQDVEMRGKTIKAGDSVRVSLGAANRDPARFPEPDRFDIHRVDNKHLSFGNGIHFCLGSALARSETEIMFNIVMDQMPGLSLVTETPVKDPRRPDRYQEILVRV
- a CDS encoding low molecular weight phosphotyrosine protein phosphatase (Derived by automated computational analysis using gene prediction method: Protein Homology.), whose amino-acid sequence is MTSVLFVCLGNICRSPTAEAVFRARAAIAGLDVEIDSAGTGAWHLGAVPDERAQAAGLARGYDLTPIRARQVVEDDYERFDLVLAMDHDNLSTLKSRAPRDRHERIRLFLAFAPETGLNAVPDPYYGGDDGFEEVLDLIEVASDGLIAHLKG
- a CDS encoding arylesterase (Derived by automated computational analysis using gene prediction method: Protein Homology.); this translates as MRRIQTTFGIKTWIIAAAIGLSSWSVQAAEAPISGANEGEPFEIVALGDSLSAGYLLPPGAGFPEQLGRALKAKGHHVNVMNAGVSGDTSTGGLARLDWAVGPETDALILELGSNDALRGIEPEVTRTNLDAIIQQMSERGVKVLIAGMLAPPNMGDDYAADFNTIFPDLAEKYDAPLYPFFLDGVAAERHLNLPDGMHPTEEGVAVIVERILPLVEQLIVSPSEETAAIN
- the lepB gene encoding signal peptidase I (Derived by automated computational analysis using gene prediction method: Protein Homology. GO_function: GO:0004252 - serine-type endopeptidase activity [Evidence IEA]; GO_process: GO:0006465 - signal peptide processing [Evidence IEA]; GO_process: GO:0009306 - protein secretion [Evidence IEA]), which gives rise to MTIKELVKTLSFTLLAVFIMRTAAFATYYIPSESMVPTLEVGDRLMVTKWDYGYSRHSLPLGLGHYLPESDTRLFGAVPERGDIIVFDHPLQPGTDMIKRVVGLPGEIIELRRGRLLINGVTVPRTMQEDYAYADQQGREIRVRMFNEALPSKDHVIIERSDRASADNTPIYRVPEGHLFMMGDNRDNSSDSRFPSLSYVPLENLIGKARIIHFSLHTCPVAAPHLTCAQRRFMSLLN